In one window of Helianthus annuus cultivar XRQ/B chromosome 17, HanXRQr2.0-SUNRISE, whole genome shotgun sequence DNA:
- the LOC110926296 gene encoding cytochrome P450 78A4, producing the protein MKIFLLVLCFVVAFYNLSLPHLLFISLVPLFPFFVNIWLVPGGFAWRNLDLNPTKIPGPVGWPFLGILPKMGPHAHRKLASIASSMGATRLMAFSLGSTRVVITSHPETAKEILCGSVFSDRPIKESASLLMFERAIGFAPSGMYWRHLRRIAANHMFSPKRVSSLECLRQRVCDQMMEKVSNEMSVRGVVELRGILQKGSLRNIIESVFGSGLGLEIEEELGFMVKEGYELISEFHWGDYFPIRVLDFTGLKRRCHKLTLKVKSLVGQIVEERKRDSTKGTNNGPNDFLSVLLSLPEEDQLTHADMVAVLWEMIFRGTDTVAILVEWIMARMVLHQDIQAKAQHEIEELVGGHRVVQDSDIPNLSYVQAIIKEVLRLHPPGPLLSWARLSTHDVQVGKFFVPAGTTAMVNMWAITHDPSIWKNPWDFKPERFMEEDFPILGSDLRLAPFGSGRRVCPGKSLGLATVSLWLARLLQRYKWLPSTKVDLSECLKLSLELKRPLTCHAVVR; encoded by the exons ATGAAAATCTTTCTTCTAGTCCTTTGCTTTGTGGTGGCCTTTTACAATCTCTCACTCCCACATCTCCTTTTCATTTCTCTTGTGCCTCTCTTTCCCTTTTTTGTTAACATATGGTTAGTCCCCGGCGGGTTTGCATGGAGAAATCTTGATTTGAACCCGACTAAGATCCCCGGTCCGGTCGGTTGGCCTTTCCTAGGTATCTTACCTAAAATGGGCCCTCATGCTCATCGGAAGCTCGCCTCTATAGCGAGTTCGATGGGTGCAACTCGCCTTATGGCGTTTAGCCTTGGCTCAACTCGGGTGGTGATTACTAGTCACCCGGAGACTGCTAAGGAAATCTTGTGTGGAAGTGTCTTTTCGGACCGTCCCATAAAGGAATCAGCTAGTTTGTTGATGTTTGAGCGAGCCATTGGGTTTGCACCTTCGGGGATGTACTGGAGGCATCTCAGGAGGATTGCTGCAAACCATATGTTCTCTCCCAAAAGGGTTTCGAGCCTCGAGTGTCTTCGACAACGTGTGTGTGATCAAATGATGGAAAAGGTGTCGAATGAGATGAGTGTGAGAGGGGTTGTGGAGTTAAGAGGGATATTACAAAAGGGTTCTTTGAGAAATATTATAGAGAGTGTGTTTGGGAGTGGATTAGGGTTAGAAATAGAAGAAGAATTAGGGTTTATGGTGAAAGAAGGATATGAGTTGATAAGTGAATTTCATTGGGGAGATTACTTTCCAATTAGGGTTTTAGACTTTACTGGACTCAAGAGGAGATGTCACAAGTTGACTTTGAAAGTCAAAAGTCTTGTAGGTCAAATTGTTGAGGAAAGAAAAAGAGACAGTACTAAAGGTACAAACAATGGCCCAAATGACTTTCTTAGTGTGTTGTTATCTTTGCCTGAAGAGGATCAACTCACTCATGCTGATATGGTAGCTGTTCTGTGG GAGATGATATTTCGGGGGACGGATACAGTTGCCATCCTTGTAGAATGGATCATGGCAAGAATGGTTTTGCACCAAGACATTCAAGCAAAGGCTCAACATGAAATCGAGGAACTCGTAGGCGGACATAGGGTGGTTCAAGACTCAGATATCCCAAATCTTAGTTATGTTCAAGCCATAATCAAAGAAGTCCTTAGGTTGCACCCTCCAGGGCCATTACTTTCATGGGCTCGCCTTTCGACTCATGATGTCCAAGTAGGCAAGTTCTTCGTCCCAGCTGGAACCACCGCTATGGTTAACATGTGGGCCATCACACATGACCCCTCCATATGGAAAAATCCATGGGACTTCAAGCCGGAAAGGTTCATGGAAGAAGATTTTCCAATCTTGGGTTCGGACCTTAGGCTTGCACCATTTGGTTCTGGGCGTAGGGTTTGCCCGGGGAAGTCGCTAGGGTTAGCCACAGTTAGCTTATGGCTTGCACGACTTCTCCAACGATACAAGTGGCTTCCATCTACAAAGGTAGACCTCTCAGAGTGCCTCAAACTCTCTCTTGAGCTAAAAAGGCCATTAACATGTCATGCAGTTGTGAGATGA